The Sinomicrobium kalidii genome contains a region encoding:
- a CDS encoding RNA polymerase sigma-70 factor, with protein sequence MKRIRLHTEKTEKDHSDSTSFDNLFRLYYDKLLHIAKGYVVYREDAEEIVQNTFLKLWENRNNIGSIRNINNYLYTLTRNGCLDLLKHREVRLDYSEKKKSIQQQFLKDEAASLLLENELQKKIDESIDLLPDKCKEVFVKSRIEGMKRKEIAALLNLSPRTVDNHIANALKYMRLHLKDFISFFF encoded by the coding sequence TTGAAACGGATCCGGCTACATACTGAAAAGACAGAAAAAGACCATAGCGATAGTACTTCTTTCGACAATTTATTCAGGCTTTATTATGATAAATTATTACACATAGCCAAAGGGTATGTTGTTTATCGGGAAGATGCCGAAGAAATTGTTCAGAATACTTTTTTAAAACTCTGGGAAAACAGGAATAACATCGGTTCCATCAGGAATATTAACAACTATCTCTATACACTTACCAGGAACGGTTGCCTGGATCTTTTAAAGCACCGTGAAGTACGGCTCGATTATTCGGAGAAAAAAAAATCCATCCAACAGCAGTTCCTGAAAGATGAAGCGGCATCACTCCTACTGGAAAACGAATTACAGAAAAAGATTGATGAAAGTATCGACCTGCTTCCGGACAAATGCAAAGAAGTGTTTGTAAAAAGCAGGATAGAGGGCATGAAGCGAAAGGAGATCGCTGCTCTTTTAAATTTATCTCCAAGAACTGTTGATAATCATATAGCCAATGCTTTAAAGTATATGAGGCTTCATTTAAAGGATTTCATTTCTTTCTTTTTTTAA
- a CDS encoding FecR family protein: protein MDDLILRYIEEKASPSEIRIVEDWITASAENQKYYNDFKAKHLANTFDATSSSIDIEKELSDFKESVEKKNKRNIISSPGHLLKYAAAIILLLGISGWVFLTTRSTSPDEIPADVITLQKEDGAIEIIPENRREVIRGQDGSVVGKQNRNTLIYNSGKTGQKDRITYNTLTVPYGKRFDIILSDGSKILLNSGTSIRYPVRFPEAGNREVTVRGEAFFEVAKDSSHPFVVKANGLNVRVLGTKFNVSAYEEDPAVQTVLVEGAVGLYEGKDYIHSEKTLLAPGHKATWDKKGQNIDVKETDVSVYTSWIREQMVFKHMKLKHILKKLERQYNVEIVRPADSIGDMLFTASFDNKQPLTQVLETFKEHYGIDYRITDDKIIIH from the coding sequence ATGGATGACTTAATCTTAAGATATATTGAAGAAAAAGCGAGTCCTTCCGAAATAAGGATTGTGGAAGACTGGATCACCGCATCGGCAGAAAATCAAAAATACTACAATGATTTTAAGGCGAAGCATTTGGCCAATACTTTTGATGCAACTTCTTCGTCAATTGATATAGAAAAAGAACTGTCTGATTTCAAGGAATCTGTCGAAAAAAAGAATAAGAGAAATATCATTTCTTCACCCGGGCATTTATTGAAATATGCCGCGGCCATTATTTTATTGCTCGGGATTTCGGGATGGGTCTTTTTAACCACCCGAAGTACTTCGCCGGATGAGATTCCTGCAGATGTCATAACACTTCAAAAGGAAGACGGCGCCATTGAAATTATTCCGGAGAACCGCCGGGAAGTGATACGGGGACAAGACGGCAGTGTGGTCGGAAAACAGAACCGGAACACATTGATATACAATAGCGGAAAAACAGGCCAAAAAGACCGAATAACCTATAACACCCTGACAGTCCCTTACGGTAAGCGCTTTGACATTATCTTGTCTGATGGTTCCAAAATACTTTTGAATTCGGGGACTTCAATCCGGTATCCCGTACGGTTCCCCGAAGCCGGGAACCGCGAAGTAACGGTTCGGGGCGAAGCCTTTTTTGAAGTCGCGAAGGACTCCTCGCATCCCTTTGTTGTAAAAGCCAACGGCCTGAATGTTCGCGTCCTGGGAACAAAATTCAATGTATCCGCCTATGAAGAAGACCCTGCAGTACAGACCGTTCTGGTGGAAGGTGCTGTGGGCCTGTATGAGGGAAAAGACTATATACATTCGGAAAAAACACTGCTCGCTCCCGGGCACAAGGCCACATGGGACAAAAAGGGGCAGAATATCGATGTAAAGGAAACGGATGTGTCTGTATATACTTCCTGGATCAGGGAACAAATGGTTTTTAAACATATGAAGCTGAAGCATATTTTAAAAAAGCTGGAACGGCAATACAATGTTGAGATCGTCCGGCCCGCAGACTCTATCGGGGATATGCTGTTTACCGCAAGTTTCGACAATAAACAACCCCTCACACAGGTACTGGAAACTTTTAAAGAACACTATGGTATTGATTACCGTATAACCGACGATAAGATCATAATTCATTAA
- a CDS encoding discoidin domain-containing protein yields the protein MKKIIYLVIATGMFSVLFSCADDDVLDMEGRPDSVVNNDPPGAPPRGITENWNGHDSDLNRQYFDSYVAVYYGDEVNREITWPFDLISYSWEYILDTYGAFGDNNSRLYAVIHQDLGSDPYYATFLDDVLDFESLVDVSLEGGEMNAANMDGTMLVVEELVENSVYGKKGAPARGVWQDRFADIFLYDLYTALEMTGDAQRIYDEAMAAQVSYPSEGTYWFRDWFYPLYENYEGPRVFNNFFRILSEKYPVNGDSYARDLNLGELVHFFSGATGEDLQPMAEEAFGWTEEDSLELLQARADFPDLNYPFDPASETIDLTDSATLTVSDDNGEGPEGAEGSLKLVDGDIYSKFLVGGFQGDINFWMQQEFAEPTVVNKYTFTSGNDAPDRDPKNWNLVASNDMENWVTLDTRINHTFEDRNQTKEFNFENETAYRYYRINIEENYGSDAMQLSEWRLLVVEAIIPSGPEDFTEGATLTVSKDNNDGPEGAEGSLKAIDGDVETKFLVGGFSPDINFWMQQEFAEAKVVTSYTITSANDAFERDPKNWELAGSDDGENWTTLDTRENQGFSDRHQTKTYTVSNNTAYKFYRLYIMENYGSDAMQLAEWRLLGE from the coding sequence ATGAAAAAAATTATATACCTGGTCATTGCGACCGGGATGTTTTCGGTACTGTTCTCGTGTGCTGATGACGATGTGCTGGACATGGAAGGTCGTCCTGATTCCGTTGTAAACAATGATCCGCCGGGAGCTCCCCCGAGGGGAATAACCGAAAACTGGAACGGACATGATTCCGATCTTAACCGACAGTATTTCGATAGTTATGTCGCTGTTTATTACGGCGATGAGGTAAACAGGGAAATAACCTGGCCTTTTGACCTTATAAGCTATTCCTGGGAATACATACTGGATACTTACGGGGCTTTCGGGGATAATAACAGCAGATTGTATGCCGTTATCCACCAAGATCTCGGTTCCGATCCCTATTACGCCACCTTTCTGGACGATGTGCTGGATTTTGAAAGCCTGGTCGACGTTTCCCTGGAAGGCGGGGAAATGAATGCGGCAAATATGGATGGCACCATGCTCGTTGTGGAAGAGCTCGTAGAAAACTCCGTTTACGGCAAAAAAGGAGCACCGGCAAGAGGAGTATGGCAGGACCGGTTTGCCGATATTTTCCTGTATGACCTGTACACAGCCCTGGAAATGACCGGCGATGCCCAACGGATCTACGATGAAGCCATGGCTGCCCAGGTTTCGTATCCCTCCGAAGGGACCTATTGGTTCAGGGATTGGTTTTATCCCCTCTATGAAAATTATGAAGGCCCCCGTGTTTTTAACAACTTCTTCAGGATACTCTCGGAAAAATACCCGGTAAACGGAGATTCCTACGCCCGGGACCTGAACCTGGGGGAACTGGTCCATTTTTTCAGCGGGGCAACCGGGGAAGACCTTCAGCCCATGGCAGAAGAAGCCTTTGGCTGGACAGAAGAAGACTCGCTGGAACTACTCCAGGCACGTGCCGATTTTCCCGATCTTAATTATCCTTTTGACCCGGCTTCGGAAACCATAGACCTCACCGATAGTGCTACACTTACCGTGAGTGATGATAATGGGGAGGGTCCCGAAGGCGCGGAAGGTTCCTTAAAACTGGTCGATGGCGATATTTATTCCAAGTTTCTCGTCGGCGGGTTTCAGGGAGACATAAACTTCTGGATGCAACAGGAATTTGCAGAACCTACGGTTGTAAACAAATACACCTTTACTTCGGGCAACGATGCTCCGGACCGCGACCCCAAGAACTGGAATCTTGTGGCTTCAAACGATATGGAAAACTGGGTTACGCTGGATACGCGTATCAACCATACCTTTGAAGACAGGAACCAGACTAAGGAATTCAATTTCGAAAATGAAACAGCCTATAGATATTATCGTATCAACATTGAGGAAAATTACGGCAGTGATGCCATGCAACTGAGCGAATGGAGATTGCTCGTTGTCGAAGCCATAATTCCTTCGGGACCGGAAGATTTCACCGAGGGTGCAACCCTTACTGTGAGCAAGGACAATAATGATGGCCCCGAAGGGGCAGAAGGCTCACTAAAAGCCATAGATGGCGATGTGGAAACAAAATTCCTGGTCGGAGGCTTTTCTCCGGATATAAATTTCTGGATGCAGCAAGAATTTGCGGAAGCAAAGGTCGTGACCTCCTATACGATTACGTCGGCCAACGATGCTTTCGAAAGAGACCCGAAAAACTGGGAACTGGCCGGATCGGACGACGGTGAAAACTGGACTACCCTGGATACGAGGGAAAATCAGGGTTTTAGTGACAGGCACCAGACCAAAACGTATACGGTATCTAATAATACGGCCTACAAGTTCTATAGGTTGTACATCATGGAGAATTACGGAAGTGATGCCATGCAACTCGCAGAATGGCGCTTATTGGGAGAATAA
- a CDS encoding RagB/SusD family nutrient uptake outer membrane protein has protein sequence MSNLKYKAIVALLAIIPVSCNDDFLDQVPDDRLTFEETFSKRSTVEQYLAAIYDHIPSELDQRYTASNSGPWIGGSDEAEYVWSFHLGNALNVGDWNPTTGHVSTLWSNFYRAIRSASTFMQNIDQCQDCPEEITRRLVAEARILRAFYYYNLIRIYGPVILMGEEPIAPDANLEELGLQRNTMEECVNYIVSELDQGAEALEGIAFKGDRAGRMSRPFAMAIKAKTLLFYASPLFNGNQDYAALQNAEGQNLIPQSYDVNKWQMAAEAARAFIDEFTPNTFRLYKVYNEDGSYNPYLSCREVMYDDFNEEMIYARPRGGIAYHYDCTPYHLGYPTEVRGAGGLSITQEMVDAYFMANGRPIDDPESGYVETGFSDFHAPFDFQSRSTFNPWVGREPRFYVGVTYNNSLWINRNFGDVITTTWYGGNSGRQAGSNDYPPTGYVVRKNVPPRDWRNSERSIPYMRLAEIYLDYAEALNEYDPGNPDILKYVNLIRERAGIPEYGSEDLEAPSGQEAVREAIRKERRIELAFESVRYFDARRWKIAEEAFAGSFHGMDINAGDEADFYNKVIFEERVFNKRHYLWPIPQDELNSNTDLVQNTGW, from the coding sequence ATGAGCAATTTAAAATATAAAGCAATAGTAGCATTGCTGGCAATAATCCCGGTATCGTGCAATGATGATTTTTTGGACCAGGTTCCCGATGACCGTCTTACCTTCGAGGAAACTTTCTCCAAGCGGAGTACGGTAGAACAATACCTGGCAGCAATCTACGATCATATTCCCAGCGAACTGGACCAAAGATATACCGCCAGTAATTCCGGTCCGTGGATCGGAGGGTCTGACGAAGCAGAGTACGTATGGTCTTTTCACCTGGGGAACGCCCTGAATGTAGGGGACTGGAACCCTACAACAGGACATGTAAGTACATTGTGGTCCAATTTTTACAGGGCTATCCGCTCTGCATCCACATTTATGCAGAATATAGATCAATGCCAGGACTGCCCGGAGGAAATTACAAGAAGGCTGGTGGCGGAAGCAAGAATTTTAAGGGCCTTTTATTATTACAATCTTATCCGTATTTACGGCCCCGTGATCCTCATGGGGGAAGAACCCATAGCCCCCGATGCAAACCTGGAAGAACTGGGACTTCAACGGAACACCATGGAGGAATGCGTAAACTATATTGTCAGCGAACTGGACCAGGGCGCAGAAGCACTTGAAGGGATCGCCTTTAAAGGAGACAGGGCCGGAAGGATGAGCCGCCCCTTTGCCATGGCCATAAAGGCAAAGACCCTGCTTTTTTATGCAAGTCCTTTATTTAATGGTAACCAGGACTATGCCGCTTTGCAGAATGCCGAAGGCCAGAACCTGATACCGCAAAGTTACGATGTGAACAAATGGCAGATGGCTGCCGAAGCGGCCCGGGCGTTTATCGACGAATTCACTCCCAATACGTTCAGGCTGTACAAGGTGTACAATGAAGATGGCTCCTATAACCCTTACCTGTCCTGCCGGGAGGTCATGTATGACGATTTTAACGAGGAAATGATCTATGCAAGGCCCCGTGGGGGGATCGCATATCATTACGATTGCACCCCATATCATCTCGGTTATCCCACAGAAGTCCGGGGAGCAGGAGGGCTGAGCATTACCCAGGAAATGGTCGACGCCTATTTTATGGCCAACGGGAGGCCCATAGACGATCCTGAATCGGGTTATGTGGAGACCGGGTTTTCCGATTTCCACGCACCGTTTGATTTTCAGAGCAGGTCAACCTTCAATCCGTGGGTAGGCCGGGAGCCGAGGTTCTATGTAGGGGTCACCTACAACAATAGCCTGTGGATTAACCGGAACTTCGGAGATGTTATAACAACGACCTGGTATGGCGGTAATTCCGGAAGGCAGGCCGGATCGAATGATTATCCCCCTACCGGTTATGTCGTTAGAAAGAACGTACCCCCGAGAGACTGGCGGAACAGCGAACGGAGTATTCCCTATATGAGGCTTGCCGAAATCTACCTGGATTATGCCGAAGCCTTGAACGAATACGATCCGGGTAATCCGGATATCCTCAAATATGTGAATCTGATCAGGGAGCGGGCAGGTATTCCCGAATACGGTTCGGAAGACCTCGAAGCCCCTTCCGGACAGGAGGCCGTGCGGGAAGCTATTCGAAAGGAAAGAAGAATTGAACTGGCCTTTGAAAGCGTCAGATATTTTGATGCAAGGAGATGGAAAATAGCAGAAGAAGCTTTCGCGGGATCGTTTCATGGCATGGATATTAACGCCGGGGATGAAGCCGATTTTTATAATAAAGTGATTTTCGAAGAACGCGTGTTTAATAAAAGACATTACCTGTGGCCCATACCCCAGGACGAACTTAACAGCAATACCGACCTGGTACAAAACACAGGATGGTAG
- a CDS encoding DinB family protein: MKTSDFTITLTVDQTPEEVFDAINNVRGWWSENIEGSTNKLNDVFVYQYKDVHSSKIKLAEVIPRKKVVWEVLNNYFNFTKDETEWTGTKMIFEISRKDNQTQLRFTHQGLVPKYECYEICSKGWSNCIDNSLYNLITTGKGQPNPKEGSSNEELLRKSERAQESAKPGSIGFLTDYYDQTREALKKSISVLSETQFRFKPADSVWSVAQCLEHIIKSEEVIFDSIKKFMEAPEVPELRSQIAITDEEVITLVTDRSNKVEAAEILKPGEKYTDVQTSWADFKTVRKPVLEYITGVSLESLRSHVGDLPMGKADGYHYFLLLAAHTARHTLQIREVIANEKFPEK, translated from the coding sequence ATGAAAACATCAGATTTCACAATTACCCTAACGGTAGATCAAACTCCCGAAGAAGTATTCGATGCCATCAACAATGTACGCGGATGGTGGTCGGAAAACATCGAAGGGAGTACAAACAAGCTGAACGATGTGTTTGTATACCAATATAAAGATGTCCACTCCAGCAAAATAAAACTGGCTGAAGTCATTCCCCGCAAAAAGGTGGTTTGGGAGGTTTTGAACAACTATTTCAATTTTACTAAAGATGAAACAGAATGGACGGGAACCAAAATGATCTTTGAAATCTCCAGGAAGGATAATCAAACGCAACTCCGCTTTACGCATCAGGGTTTGGTACCTAAGTACGAATGTTATGAGATATGTAGTAAAGGCTGGAGCAATTGTATTGACAATAGTCTGTATAATCTGATCACTACGGGCAAAGGCCAGCCCAATCCTAAAGAAGGAAGCTCCAATGAAGAACTGTTAAGAAAGTCGGAAAGAGCCCAAGAGTCTGCAAAACCGGGAAGTATTGGCTTTTTGACCGATTATTACGACCAAACCCGCGAAGCTCTTAAAAAAAGCATTTCCGTTCTCAGCGAAACCCAGTTCCGGTTTAAACCTGCCGATAGCGTATGGTCTGTGGCACAATGTCTGGAGCATATCATAAAATCGGAAGAGGTGATATTTGATAGTATAAAAAAGTTTATGGAAGCCCCGGAGGTCCCTGAATTGCGAAGCCAGATAGCCATTACCGATGAGGAAGTAATAACTCTCGTAACCGACAGGAGCAATAAGGTCGAGGCCGCCGAAATACTCAAACCCGGAGAGAAATATACCGATGTACAGACTTCCTGGGCAGATTTTAAAACAGTTCGCAAGCCTGTTTTGGAATACATAACAGGGGTGTCGCTGGAATCTTTGCGCAGCCACGTGGGAGATTTACCCATGGGAAAAGCGGACGGATATCACTACTTTCTGCTCCTGGCCGCACATACAGCCCGCCACACCCTTCAGATCCGGGAGGTCATTGCTAATGAAAAATTTCCGGAAAAATAA
- a CDS encoding TonB-dependent receptor, with the protein MKKPTKMGEEIPLFLSYDLKMKLTTILLLFTIIQTNANFLYGQKDKISLEMENVSLDRVLTGIEAQTDYRFIYKDDEINYSRIVSIHAQKTPLKQVLKKLFRNTAIDVHIAGKQIILKSGKTEKPKEIEVTEDLKKTTQLAIQGMITDVQGQPLPGVNVTEKGTVNGVVTDFDGNYTIEVGSRDAVLIFSYIGMKTREVTVGDQANINVQLENDIQSLDEVVLVGYGKQKKISVVGAQSSVKAEELEQPVANIGTMLAGRIAGLTGVQRDGLPGYDGADIWIRGISTFTNAGPLILVDGVQRSLDNLDPRDIASFTILKDASATAVYGIRGANGVILIETKRGKIGKPEVSVDYNEGWTSFTNVPDLADGETYMRLANEALTTRGQEPKYSGEYIENTVNQTDKFLYPDVDWIDTVFKDFGRNRRASVNVTGGAENAVYYVSLGYYDETGLFVTDGLESYDSDTRFKRYNFTSNLTLDITRTTKVNVGIQGYLSEGTYPGAGVGSVFSAAMEAPPVEYPILYPGGYVPGKSSNGGLRNPYADVAKRGYRNENKNQIYSNLRIDQQLGFITEGLSWSGMFAFDAYNEQFITRSKRENTYFVDQNFPYTEDGELLLNETYTGQNFLGYDRSNGGNRRFYLETSFNYNRDFGKHSVSGLVLFNRSDYINAFAGDFTGSIPFRNQGLAGRATYSYDDRYFFEVNAGYNGSENFAPENRYGFFPSVAAGWVISNEKFFEPFAKTINYLKIRYSDGLVGAESGAGRFSYLSRVEQNNDFGFDFGENIQFTPGIRETYYGVDVTWAESRKQDLGIELNMFKSELQIIFDLFKEHTKGAFLQRGDLPNYIGLTTDPYGNLGVVENKGFDGSVTYNKNFGEFRLGFRGNFSYNRNEIIENGQPEQLYEWQDRRGTPLLARFGYTAERLYTLDDDTNGDGFITADDGNFPDQFGQIMPGDIKYKDLNDDGKIDSYDQREIGQGDVPALTYGFGITGEYKGFDASVFFQGQEEADIMLNGSGIHPFVGGGGTGNLYTVAVNRWTPENDDPYALYPRLSYGDTGLGQNNNTQGSTWWKRDIDFLRLKTAEIGYTLPKNVAQRISLENVRFYLRGTNLLTFSSFDLWDPELLTSNGGTYPNISVVSIGVNVLF; encoded by the coding sequence ATGAAAAAACCAACCAAAATGGGGGAGGAAATCCCCTTGTTTTTAAGTTATGACTTGAAAATGAAACTTACCACCATCCTCCTTTTGTTCACGATAATTCAGACCAATGCAAATTTCCTGTACGGACAAAAGGATAAAATTTCCCTGGAAATGGAAAATGTCAGCCTGGACAGAGTGTTGACGGGCATAGAAGCGCAAACAGACTATCGGTTTATTTACAAGGACGACGAAATTAACTACTCCAGGATTGTTTCCATACACGCCCAAAAGACTCCTTTGAAACAGGTTCTAAAAAAACTGTTCAGAAATACGGCCATAGATGTTCATATCGCAGGAAAGCAGATCATCCTCAAATCCGGAAAAACGGAAAAACCCAAAGAAATCGAGGTTACTGAAGACCTTAAAAAAACTACTCAACTTGCCATTCAGGGAATGATAACAGATGTACAGGGACAACCGCTACCCGGTGTTAATGTCACGGAAAAAGGAACGGTAAACGGGGTGGTGACCGACTTTGATGGAAATTACACCATAGAAGTAGGCTCCCGGGATGCGGTTCTAATATTTTCCTACATCGGTATGAAGACCAGGGAAGTGACCGTCGGCGACCAGGCGAATATCAATGTACAGCTGGAAAACGATATCCAGTCGCTCGATGAAGTAGTACTGGTAGGATACGGAAAGCAAAAAAAGATCAGTGTGGTCGGAGCCCAATCTTCCGTCAAAGCTGAAGAACTGGAACAACCCGTAGCCAATATCGGTACTATGCTGGCCGGTAGGATAGCAGGGCTTACCGGTGTGCAGCGCGACGGTTTACCCGGATATGACGGAGCCGATATCTGGATCAGGGGAATTTCCACCTTTACCAATGCCGGTCCCCTGATTCTTGTAGATGGTGTGCAGCGTTCCCTCGACAATTTAGACCCCAGGGACATAGCCTCTTTCACAATTCTCAAAGATGCTTCGGCTACTGCTGTTTACGGTATCCGTGGGGCTAACGGTGTAATTCTTATTGAAACCAAGAGAGGTAAGATCGGAAAGCCGGAAGTTTCGGTCGATTACAATGAAGGATGGACCTCATTTACCAATGTTCCCGATCTGGCCGATGGGGAAACCTATATGCGTCTGGCCAATGAAGCCCTGACTACAAGGGGGCAGGAACCCAAATATTCCGGGGAATACATTGAAAATACGGTAAATCAAACCGACAAGTTTCTTTACCCTGATGTGGATTGGATAGACACGGTTTTCAAGGACTTCGGACGGAACCGCCGGGCATCCGTAAACGTAACGGGAGGAGCCGAAAATGCCGTGTACTATGTCTCATTGGGGTATTATGATGAAACCGGACTATTTGTAACCGACGGGCTGGAAAGCTATGATTCGGATACCCGGTTCAAGCGCTATAATTTTACTTCCAATTTAACCCTGGATATCACCAGGACCACCAAAGTAAATGTAGGAATTCAGGGCTATCTTTCCGAAGGGACCTATCCGGGAGCCGGTGTGGGAAGTGTATTCAGCGCGGCAATGGAAGCACCTCCCGTGGAATATCCGATCTTATACCCCGGAGGTTATGTTCCGGGAAAGAGTTCAAACGGAGGGCTGAGAAACCCCTATGCCGATGTTGCCAAACGCGGATACAGAAACGAAAATAAAAACCAGATATACTCCAACCTACGGATCGACCAGCAGCTGGGTTTTATAACCGAAGGATTGTCCTGGTCGGGAATGTTTGCCTTTGATGCCTATAACGAACAGTTTATCACAAGGTCGAAAAGAGAAAACACCTATTTTGTAGACCAGAACTTCCCGTATACCGAAGACGGGGAGCTGTTATTGAACGAAACGTATACAGGACAGAATTTTCTCGGATACGACAGGTCGAACGGAGGAAACCGCAGATTTTACCTGGAGACCAGTTTTAATTATAATCGCGATTTTGGAAAACACAGCGTAAGCGGATTAGTTCTTTTCAATCGTTCGGACTATATCAATGCTTTCGCAGGCGATTTTACTGGGTCGATCCCCTTCAGGAACCAAGGACTTGCGGGACGTGCCACTTACAGCTACGACGACCGTTATTTCTTTGAGGTCAATGCCGGTTATAACGGCTCAGAAAACTTTGCTCCCGAAAACCGATATGGATTTTTCCCTTCGGTGGCCGCCGGATGGGTAATTTCCAATGAAAAGTTTTTCGAACCCTTTGCTAAAACGATTAACTACCTTAAAATACGGTATTCCGACGGTTTGGTCGGTGCCGAATCCGGTGCCGGAAGATTCTCCTATTTAAGCCGGGTAGAACAAAATAACGATTTTGGGTTCGATTTTGGTGAAAATATTCAATTTACACCCGGGATACGGGAGACCTATTACGGCGTGGACGTCACCTGGGCAGAATCCAGAAAGCAGGACCTGGGAATTGAACTGAACATGTTCAAAAGTGAACTTCAGATCATTTTTGATCTGTTTAAGGAGCATACCAAAGGAGCCTTTCTTCAACGGGGAGATCTTCCCAACTATATAGGTTTGACAACAGACCCTTACGGGAACCTCGGTGTGGTGGAAAATAAAGGTTTTGACGGTTCTGTGACGTACAATAAGAATTTCGGCGAATTCAGATTGGGTTTCCGGGGAAACTTCTCTTATAACCGGAATGAGATCATAGAAAACGGTCAGCCCGAGCAGTTATATGAATGGCAGGACCGTCGCGGGACCCCCTTACTTGCGAGATTCGGTTATACAGCCGAACGTTTGTATACCCTGGATGACGATACCAATGGCGACGGATTCATAACGGCCGATGACGGAAACTTTCCGGACCAGTTCGGCCAGATCATGCCCGGGGATATCAAGTATAAAGATCTGAATGATGATGGAAAGATCGATTCTTACGACCAGAGAGAGATCGGCCAGGGTGATGTTCCCGCCCTGACTTACGGTTTTGGGATCACCGGTGAGTATAAAGGTTTTGACGCCAGTGTTTTTTTCCAGGGCCAGGAGGAAGCCGATATTATGCTGAACGGATCGGGGATCCATCCGTTTGTAGGTGGTGGGGGTACCGGAAATCTTTACACGGTTGCGGTTAACCGGTGGACGCCTGAAAATGACGATCCCTACGCCCTGTACCCGAGATTGTCCTACGGCGATACGGGATTAGGGCAGAACAATAATACCCAGGGAAGTACCTGGTGGAAGAGGGATATAGACTTTTTAAGATTAAAAACAGCTGAAATAGGGTATACACTACCGAAAAATGTGGCTCAAAGGATCAGCCTCGAAAACGTCCGTTTTTATCTGAGGGGAACCAACCTTCTCACCTTTAGCAGTTTTGATCTGTGGGATCCGGAACTGTTGACGAGTAACGGCGGGACCTATCCCAATATATCTGTAGTATCCATAGGTGTTAATGTTTTATTTTAA